The genomic DNA TCAATTTTTTGAATTGACACAGATTTTCCTCCTTAATGCACATTACAAGTTTATTACTTTAACTCCTTGTACGTAGATGTTTACAGAATCTACTGCTAGTCCTACAGTTTGATCTAATGTATATTTCACTTTCGTCTGCACGTTATGTGCTACTTCTGAAATTTTCGTACCATAGCTCACAATAATATACATATCAATATGTACTTCATCTTCATCTTTACGAACAATAACACCTCTAGTGAAGTTTTCTTTTCGTAAAATGTCTGTTAAACCATCTTTTAACTGATTTTTTGATGCCATACCTACGATACCGTAGCAATCTACTGCGGCACCTCCAGCAATTGTTGCAATTACATCTGTACTAATATCAATTTGACCATACTTCGTTTTAATTTCAATTGACATCTCGTTTCCCCCTTCATAAATGGTGAAAGTGAGCTAGACTACTTTAGTTACTATCATATAATCTTTTTAAAGAAAATTCCATCGTTCTTTCTTTTCACTCTCATATTTTATGTTTTAAATCACATTTTTTATGATGAGCAAAATAGTCCATTGTTATTATACAACATGTACCACTATAATATGTCAAGCAATTTTTCTTGATTTCAACTTTTCATCATCAACATATAGTGTCAAGTAATTTTTCTTGATTTCTTTTTTCTACGGTGTTGCATTCTCTTTTTAGTTGTGTTAAATTATAGTAGTGTTTTTAGCATCGCAAAAAAGACTAACATTGAAAAATTACGTATGGTAAGGTATCAAGGGAGGGAAATATAAATGGCTCGTGTTTGTGCTATCACCGGAAGAAAAGCTCGTTCTGGTAACTCTCGTTCTCACGCAATGAACGCTACAAAACGTAAATGGGGCGCTAACCTTCAAAAAGTTCGCGTACGCATCGACGGAAAAGTTCAACGTGTTTACGTTTCTGCTAGAGCATTAAAATCTGGCAAAATCGAACGTGTTTAATAATAAAAAAAAGAGCCGCTAGGCTCTTTTTTTACTATGACAATGGAAAAAGCACCGGTAATAGGTGCTTTTTTTAATCTTTTTTGAAGGTATTTAACATGGCACGAACAATTCCACCAAGAAATTTAGGTAACTTAATTGTATAAAATCTCATGGTTTCCCTCCTAATCCCCATTACTCCACTTGTTCACTATATGATGTAAGGAGCAAAATTGTTTCTTCAATCAGTGCTTCTTATCACCATTAATATGCCAGAAGTAAATGAAAAAGTACCTTTTTCCTTAACGAGTTCATTACTAATACAAAGTGTTGATCCCCATTCTATTGTTTTATTAGTTAGAGGATACTTAAAACCAAGTAATGTAATCCCTTCCACTATTTCAGTAACCGGTACAAAAGATACATAAGGGAAATCTTTATTTTCTTCAATTATATGTGTACCCACTTTTTTCACGCTTATTTCATTTTTATTGTCTACAATACACATTTCTATCCCTACTTCTAACCCTTTTAAAAGCATCTGGATATTCGCTAAACCGTGATCCAACCTTCCGCCAGTAGCACCAAAAATACGAATCAATGTTGGATTTTGTTCTAAGGCCCAGTTAATCGCAATTTCTAAATCTGTTTGATCTTTTTCACGAGGAACAATATGTAAGTCATTTGTTTGCTGCCCCATCCATACTAATTCCTCTTCAGTAACCGAATCGTAATCTCCAAACGCAACAGTTGGAGTAATTCCTCCTTTTAATAAACGATATACACCTCTATCAACTGCAGCCCACACTACTTTCTCATTTTCATATCGAGAAAAATCTGCACAATATTCCGCAGGTCCACCCGCTAAAATATGAATAATCATGTTTCCTTCCCCTTCTATTGTAAAAAGGCAATCTGCCATTCGGTAGATTGCCTTTTTACATATTTTTTCTCTATCCTTTATAAATTAGTGAAAACTTACTACACTAGAAGATTCACTGGGATAAAGACTCGTTCATTCATTATCCACGAATGACACGAATCGCTTCACCGCGATCTTTTTGATTGTATACTGCTGATCCAGCTACAAGTACATTTGCTCCTGCTTCAACACAAAGTCGTGCTGTTTCAGCGTTTACACCACCATCAACTTCAATTTCTACTTCTAGATTGCGCTCTTTAACCATTTCTGCAACTTGTTTAATTTTCGGTAATACAGAATGGATAAATTTCTGTCCACCAAATCCAGGGTTTACTGTCATAAGTAATACCATATCGATATCTTCTAATACATGCTCAATCGTTGAAACTGGCGTATGCGGATTTAATACAACTCCCGCTTTAATGCCATGAGATTTAATTAACTGAATTGTACGATGCAGATGAGGGCATGCCTCTACATGAACAGTAATAATATCCGCTCCCGCTTTTGCGAAAGTCGGGATATAGTTATCAGGATTTTGAATCATTAAATGCACATCTAATGGTAACGATGTAATCGGACGGATCGCTTCTACAATTAATGGTCCAATCGTAATGTTCGGTACGAAATGTCCATCCATTACATCGACGTGAATGTAATCTGCTCCGCCTTTCTCTACATCTTTAATCTCTTCCCCTAATTTTGAAAAATCTGCTGATAAGATCGATGGTGCAATTTTAATCATAACTAATACCTCGGCTTTCTCTCTCTAATTTCTTCTACGAATTGTTTGTAATTCTTATAACGATATTCTGTAATCTTCCCTTCTTCAATCGCTGCCTTCACAGCACATTTCGGTTCAGAAAGATGTGTACACCCTCTAAATTTACAGTATTGGCTCGCTTCTTTCAACTCTGGAAAACAATATGTAAGATCTTCTACTTCTATATCTATGAAATCAAGTGAACTAAAACCAGGTGTATCTGCAACTAGTCCGCTTCCAATCGCAATTAATTCCACGTGTCTTGTCGTATGTTTCCCGCGCCCTAAATGCGAGGAAATATCATTCGTTTTCAGTTCTAACTCTGGACGTAAAACGTTAAGCATAGAAGATTTTCCAACACCAGATTGCCCTGCAACGACAGAAACACAACCTTCTAAGAATGGTTTTAAAATATCAATACTTTCCGATGTATTTATAGAAGTAAATAATACATCATATCCCATCTCACGATAATCATTTGCATAAGATTCAACAGTCTCTCTCATTTTTTCATCCACTAAATCCATCTTACTAATGCAAATAATCGGCTTAATGTTATGATATTCAATCAGCACTAAAAATCGATCTAACAGTCCCGGATTAAAATCTGGTTCTACTGCAGAGAAAACAAGAATTGCTTGATCAACATTAGCAATAGGAGGCCTAACAAGTTCATTTTTTCGATCGAATACTTCAAGCACGTATCCTTCACTTGGATTATCAGCTTGAAAGACAACTTGGTCTCCTACCAGTGGTGTAATTTTATTTTTTCTAAACACACCACGCCCGCGACATTGTGTAATCCCTTCTTCATGCTGTACATAATAAAACCCGCTTAGAGCTTTTACAATTTTTCCTTCTGGCATATAATTCTCCTTTATTTTGTATAAAGTGAAGCTGTAATTAATATGGGATGTAATATGGAATGGATTAGAATTCTTTAAATAATGATTTCAAAACCCGTCATATATACAAGGTAATATATTTAATCTACCATCAAATTTAAAATATTATTTATAACAGTATCACTTTTATAGCTTTTTGAATCATATATTTTTGCCTGTTATACAGTCCACTATATGTAGACAGCATAACAGGCAAGAGTAATGAATTCCATCCTCTCTAAAAAGAAAATGGAATTCATTATTATTGAGTTGGGTATGGTACTTCTTTGTCGATAATCGTTACACCATCTCGTACAATTTTATAGTGTCCTTTTGTACCTTCTTGAATTACAAATTCTAATGAAATAGTTGCCGCCTCTGAAATTGTTCTAGTTTCAATTGGTCTATCCATTTTTTGTTGCATATCTTCTTTATAAATTTCTATCGTTTGCGGTTTTTTCTCACCTATTATAGAAGACTCATACGGAATAGAAATATTATCTACTTTCACAGTTTTCGTTACTTTCGGCTTAGGACCCTCTGAGATGATAATCGTCACTTTATCTCCTTCTTTTAACGGCGTTCCTGGTTTTGGAGATTGCGAAATTACAAGTCCTTTATCAACAGTATCGGAATACTCTCGTTTTATATCTGGAGTTAGTTTTCTCTCATTCAAATAACCATTTACACTATTTTCAGTCCATCCTGAAAAATCACCTGGTCTAATTTGATAAGGACCTTTACTTACCCAAATTTTCAGTTCTTGTTCCGCTTCTACTACCATTTGATCCGGCGTCGGAATTTGCTCAACGATTTCACCTTTTGGTCTATCATTTTCAATATAATTTATTGTAACTTGTTTATATTTTTCTTCTAATTCAGACCTTATGCTCTCAAAATCTTTTCCTGTGAAATCACTCATCTTACTTTTCTTTTTTCCACCTGATTGATAGATAGTAATTTTAGAGTTTTCTTTCACGACTCTTCCTGCCACAGGGTCTGTTTTTATCACATCACCGGTTTCAACATCATCAGTATATACAATATTAGGTTCCGTAACCTCAAAACCCTTTTCAACTAATGTATTTACTGCTGTCGTATATTTCATACCAGCCACATCAGGAACCTTCACATCTTTTGGAATAAAGAATCCCGGAATAACAGTAAGCGCTAACGTTATTCCAATCGCTAAAAGTAAAAATGTCGTAATTAAAACTTTAAGCCATTTATTACTTCGTTTTTTCTTCTTATTTAAATCAGTTTCTTCTTTTCTTTTCTGTTCATCCACTTTACTTCCTTTTAAAACAATTGTTTCATCAGTTACATTTTCGAATAATTGTTCCTGTTGAATAATCGGAATCGCTTTTGTCGCTTCCATATCTTCCGGTATGTAAAATGGCTGCTCATTTATCCTCTCTGGATATAGCGCAGTTTCAATATCTCGTTTCATCGCATTAGCAGATTGATATCGATGAAACGGATCTTTCGCAGTTGCCTTTAATATAATATTCTCGACACTTTGCGGAATATTTTCATTCCATCTTTTTGGTGACGGAATTTCACTTTGTAAATGTTTTAAAGCTATAGCAACAGCAGATTCGCCAGAAAACGGTTGTCTTCCTGTTAACAATTCAAACATAACAATCCCTAGGGAATAAATATCTGATTGTTTATTTGCTATCCCGCCGCGTGCTTGTTCTGGTGATAAGTAATGCACCGAACCGAGTACCGAATTTGTATGTGTAATTGTTGTTGCACTTGTAGCTGTCGCAATTCCAAAATCTGTTACTTTTATTACTCCATCAGCTCGAATTAAAATATTGTGCGGTTTAATATCACGATGCACAATTTCAAAATGATGGGCGTGTGCCATGGCGGATGTTAACTGCTCCATTATATCAAGAGCTTCTCCTATCGGTAACATCCCTCGCTCAATTATGTATTGCTTCAATGTTTGTCCTGGTACATACTCCATTACAAGATAATATATACCATCTTCTTCTCCGACATCATACATATTCACAATATTTGGATGCGACAACGTTGTAACAGACTGCGCTTCTCGATGGAAACGTTTAATAAACTCTTCGTTATTTGAATAGTCGAGTCTTAATATTTTTACCGCTACATCCCGGCCCAGTATATCATCATGAGCTAAATACACATTGGCCATTCCACCGCCACCTATCATTTTCAGCAGCTTATAACGGTCATTTAAGCGTTTTCCAATCAGCACGTTGCACTTCACCTACTTTCGTTTGTCGAACCCGCATAATCAATAAGAACAAGGGTGATATTATCTTCCCCGCCACGATCATTCGCCAATTGAATGAGACGTTGTCCCTTAGTTTCAAGCTGTTCATTTAACTGTAAAACTTGTTGCATATCAGCGATAGAAACTTTATTAGATAATCCATCAGAGCAAAGAAGTAACTGATCATCTTCCTCAAGCACCAATGTTTTAACATCTAATCCGACTTTTTCTTCTGTTCCTAATGCTCTTAACAAAACATTCTTTTTTGGGTGATATTCTGCGTCTTCTTTTGAAATTTCACCATGTCTCACAAGTTCATTCACAAGTGAGTGATCTTCCGTTACAAGCGAGATTTCCCCTTCTGATACCATATAACAACGACTATCTCCTATATGACCTATTGTCACAAAATTCGGCGTACAAATCGCTATTATAAGTGTTGTTCCCATGCCATTACATTCTACATGTTGCTTGGAGTACTCATATATACGCTCATTAATAATCCCAACACTAGTATGTAACCACTCTTCTACTTTTTTTGGCTCATTCATATTATGCGTTTGCTTCCAATAATCATGGAATAATTGAATGGTCATCGAGCTAGCTACATCACCAGCTCGATGACCTCCCATTCCATCTGCTACTACCGCTAAAATATTTCCATCTAAATTGTGAAAAACTCCTGCACTATCTTCATTATGTTGACGAACTTTTCCTTTATCTGATAGAAACACGGCCTTCATCTCGTCACCTCGTCTCTTCTTTACGCTCCTTCGCACGCAACTGACCGCAGGCTGCATCAATATCATGACCTTGTTCACGGCGAATTGTTACATTCACTCCACGATCTTTTAACGTTTTTTCAAACAAGAAAATTTGTTCACGTGGCGTACGTACATAATCACGTTCAGGTACGTAGTTTACCGGAATTAAGTTCACATGACATTTTACACCTTTTAAGAGTACAGCAAGCTCTTCAGCGTGCTCAACTTGGTCATTTTCGCCTCCAAATAGTCCATATTCAAAAGTAATACGACGCCCTGTTCTATTTACATAGTATTTAATAGCTTCCATTAAATCAGGCAGCTTATAAGCACGGTTAATCGGCATTAATTTTGAACGTAATTCTGAGTTTGGAGCATGCAATGAAATCGCAAAATTAATTTGTAAGTCTTCTTCAGCGAACTTATAAATTTTCGGGATAATTCCACTCGTCGAAACTGTCATATGTCTTGCACCAATATGAAGCCCTTTCTCATGGTTAATGATGCGTAAGAATCCCATTAAATTATCGTAGTTATCAAATGGTTCTCCAATTCCCATAACAACAAGAGAACTTACACGTTCTTCTGATTCATCAAGTGCACGCTGCACTTCTACTACTTGTGCTACAATTTCTCCAGCTTCTAGGTTTCGCTTTAAACCGCCAAGCGTCGAAGCACAGAACGTACAACCAATACGACAACCCACTTGCGTTGTTACACAAATGGAATTTCCATATTCATGTCGCATTAATACCGTTTCAATAGAATATCCATCATATAATTGGAATAAGAATTTAATTGTTCCATCCGAAGACGTTTGTTTTACTAACGTGTTTAAAGTAGTAATATCAAAGGAATTCGACAATTTATCACGCAATCCTTTAGAAAGGTTTGACATATCCTCATAATTTTTTACACGTTTTTTATATAACCAATCAAAAATTTGTCCAGCACGGAATTTTGGTTCTCCTTGTTCCTTTAACCAATCTTGCATTTCATGGAGTTGTAAAGAGTAAATTGATGGTTTTTTCGTTTCTAAATTTTTCTTTTGTTTTCTCACAGTCGTTTCCACGATGCTACACCTTCTTCCTTAAACAAGCAATATAAAAGCCATCTGTTGCAAAATAATGCGGTAAAATTTGTACTTGACCTTCATCAATATACTGACTTAACTTTTCTGGCATACGCTCTTTTATCGTAGTATCCCACTCAAATTCAGGATGCTCTTGTAAAAATCGTTCTATTACTTGTTCATTTTCTATTTTCTCAATTGTGCACGTACTATAAACAAGGCGACCACCTTGTTTTAATAACGGTGCTATTTTTTCTAGTATTGCAAGTTGAATCGTCGATAATCTTTCACTATCGCCTTTATCTTTACCTAACTTAATATCAGGCTTACGTCTAATTACACCAAATCCAGAACATGGTGCATCTACTAATATTTTATCAAACGTTTCATTCGCAAAGTGTTCTTGCACTTTTCTAGCATCTAGTGCTTTTGTTTCGACATTTTCTAGACCAAGTCGCTCTGCTTGTTGTTTAATTAAACGTACTTTGTGCGCATGTAAATCAAGAGACATAACTTTACCAGTTCCTTTTAATCGCTCTGCGATGTGCGTTGTTTTTCCGCCCGGAGCAGCACAGCTATCAAGAACTACATCTCCCTCATTCGGTTCTAAAGCGCGTGCTACCAGCATAGAACTTTCATCTTGAATAGAAAGAAAACCTTTTTTGAACGCATCTGTATGCGCTACATTCCCTCTTTCAATTTGAATTGCATCATCTGACAAATCGCCACGCTTCGCTTCTATACCTTCACTAGCCAGCAACTCAATTGCTTCTTCTACTGTTATTTTATCAACATTTACACGTGCTGTTGGTACAGGTGGTAACATGTTCACTTCACACATTTTCTCTGCAGTTTCTAAACCAAATTCTGAAGTCCACTCTTGGACAAGCCAAACTGGATGACTTGTTGCAATTGCCAGACGTTCTACTGGATCCTTGATTTCATCTACAGAAGGTACCCCTTCTCTCTGAATCGAACGTAGTACACCATTTACCATACCAGCAATTCCTTTATGCCCGCGACGCTTTGCAATCTCAACCGCTTCATGAATAGCCGCTCTTTCGGGCACTCTGTCTAAATAAATCATTTGATATAAAGATAAGCGAAGCAATACTCTTACCCACGCCTCAACCTTCTTTTTTAAAAAGGGCTGTAAATAATAATCTAATGTGTCACGGCGTTGAATCGTTCCATATACAATTTCAGTTAATAAACCAATATCTTTTCTATCAATTTCATTTTTTTCAATTAGATTATTTAAAAGTAAGTTACTGTATGCACCACTTTTTTCTACTTGAATTAAACCATCAAGAGCTAATTCACGAACATTTTGTCTCATGCATTTTCTCCTAACTTCGTTCCAATTTCAGGTTTTGTGCCACGTAAAAATTGCGAACAACTCATACGCTTTTTACCAGAAGGTTGCAATTCAGTAATTTTAACACCTGTTTCATTACCAGTTGCTACAACAAAGCCATCTTCTTCGATCGCAACAATCGTACCAGCTTCAGCCGCTTTCGTTACAGGTACTTTTTCTCCCCACCATACTTTCACAACTTGTCCTGCTAAAGTTGTATAAGCAACTGGCCATGGATTCAATCCGCGAATGTGATTGTATACTTCTTCACCTGTTTTTGTCCAATCAATTTTCTCTTGCTCACGTTTTATATTATACGCAAACGTTACTTCTTCTTCATTTTGTTTAATTGGTTCTAACTTACCTTGAATTAATAAAGGTACTGTTTTAGATAGAAGGTGTGCTCCCGCTTCACTTAACTTATCGAATAACGAGCCTGTCGTTTCACGCTCTTCAATTTCCACTTCTACTTGCGTTAAGATATCACCAGCATCCAATTTTTCTACCATATACATAATTGTAATACCCGTTTTTTCTTTACCTTCCATAATTGCATAATGGATTGGTGCACCACCACGAAGCTCTGGAAGTAAAGAAGCGTGGACATTTATACATCCGTACTTCGGTGCTTCTAAAATTTCATTTGGTACAATCTGACCGAACGCAGCTGTTACAATTAAATCTGGCTCTAATGCCAATACTTTTTCATATTCATCTTTTTCACGAATTCTTAGCGGTTGTAACACTGGAATACCGTGTTTTTCTGCTTCAACTTTAACAGGTGTTGGTGTTAATACTTTTTTTCTCCCTACTGGACGATCTGGTTGCGTCACAACACCTATTACATCATAGCCATCTTCAATAAGACGACGAAGCACCGGCACTGAAAAGTCCGGTGTTCCCATAAATACTACTTTTATCATTTAAAAACCGCTCCTTTTAACACCTATTCTAATTCGTTTTCCTCATAGTATCTTGTCACTTTCGATGTAAATAACACACCGTGTAAATGATCGATTTCATGTTGAATTGCACGCGCTAAAAACCCTTCTGCTTCTAGTAAAAACACTTTACCTCGGCGATTTTGTGCACGTACTTTAATATAATCCGCACGTTCCACTTCACCATAAAGTCCCGGGAAGCTTAAACAGCCTTCGGGACCTACTTGTTCACCACGTTTTTCTAATATCGACGGATTGATTAACTCAATCTTTCCAGTATCATCACCGATATCAACTACCGCAACTTGCAAGCTTACACCTACTTGAGGCGCAGCTAAACCGACTCCGTCCGCAATTAACATTGTTTCATGCATATCTTTCAACAATTTCACTAACTTTTTATCAAAGTTAATTACTCTTTCACACGGTGCTTCTAACACTTCATTTGGATGCTTTACTATTTCTAAAACTGCCATATTTCCCTCCGCTACATTAACATTGTTGGATTAAAATCAATTGAGATTTGTAGCTCTTTTTGCATTTCTGCTTGATAATGTTCATTTACCATTTTGAGCACGTTCTTTAAGTTTGGTTCCCGTTTGTATTTTATCATGCATTGATAACGATATCTATCTTTTATCCTTGGAATTGCTGAAGCAACCGGTCCTAACACCATTGTTTGCTCTGTGCAGTGTGACCGTAAATGACCGACAATTTTTTCCGTCACTTGTACTGCCTTTAATAATTCCGGGTGAGATACCGTCACAAGTACAACATAGTAATAAGGTGGATATTGTCTCGTTCGTCTCATCTGCATTTCTTGGTCAAAAAACACATCATATTGTTGGTTCTTTGCTAACTCTATACTGTAATGTTCTGGCGTATACGTTTGAATTATAACTTCCCCTGGTAATTCATGTCTGCCTGCTCGTCCACTTACTTGCGTCAACAACTGATAAGTCTTTTCACTCGCCCGAAAATCTGGTAAGTGAAGCATCGTATCTGCAGTTAAAACTCCGACGAGTGTTACTTTAGGAAAATCTAATCCTTTCGCAATCATTTGCGTTCCAAGTAATATATCTGCTTTTTCTTCCCCGAACGCCTTTAATAATTTTTCATGCATTCCTTTGCGACTTGTCGTATCTACATCCATCCGAATGACTCGTGCTTCTGGAAATAGTTTTGTAATTTCTTCTTCTACCTTTTGTGTACCTGTACCAAAGAAACGAATATATGTACTTTGACAAGCAGGACACGCAGTCGGCATATTCTCTTCGTAACTGCAATAATGACATTTTAAACGATGGTTCATTTTATGATATGTGAGCGAGATATCACAATGCGGACATTGTACAACATACCCGCAATCCCGGCACATAACAAATGTAGAATGACCTCTTCTATTTAAAAAGAGCACCATTTGTTCTTTCTTTTCTAATCGATCTGCTATTTTTTCATGCAGTGCCTTCGAAAACATGGAACGATTCCCGTCACGAAGTTCTTCACGCATATCAACAATTTCTACTGTCGGTAAGGCTTGTTCGTTCATACGCTTTTCCATCGTTAGTAATTCGTACACACCTTTTTTCGCTCTTGCAAACGATTCAAGTGTCGGTGTCGCACTACCAAGAACGATAGGACATTTATGATACTGTCCCCTCCACACAGCTACATCCCTTGCATGATACCTCGGATTATCTTCCTGCTTATAGCTCGATTCATGCTCCTCATCAATAATAATAATCCCTAAATTTTCAAAAGGAGCAAATACAGCTGAACGTGCACCAACTACGACTTTCACTTCTTTTCTTAAAATCTTACGCCATTCATCATATTTTTCTCCAACAGACAGCGCACTATGAAGAACCGCAACTTGCGAGCCAAATCTACCTTTGAAACGATCTACCATCTGAGGTGTTAGTGCAATTTCAGGAACAAGCACAATCGCTTCTTTTCCTTTCTCGAGCACCTCTGCTATAGATTGTAAATATACTTCTGTCTTTCCACTTCCTGTAACACCATATAGTAAAAATGGATTGTAAGTTTCATTTGCAATTGATGATAAAATTGGTGCAATAACTCGCTCTTGTTCCTCCGTAAGTGGGAATGGTTTCGTTTGTTCAAAATCATCATCGTCATATGGATTCCGATATACTTCCACATACTTTTCTGAGATTAGCCCCTTTTTAACAAGTGCTTTAATCGGAGCATCTGTTATTTGCAACTCTTCTGTTATCACTTTCAACGGCACACTTTTATAATTTTCCACAAAATAATAGAGTACATCTTGTTGTTTTTTACTTTTCAGTTCAAATGCTGCTAATTCTAATTTATCTTCTGGCAACTCCGGTTGAACAACTCTTTGTTTCTTCTTTTGCACTTTATCTTTTACCTGATAAACAACTTCAATCGTACCATTTTTAATTTCTTGTTGAATTGTGCGGTATAGATGCGGCTGCGTCTCAATCGCTTCCCATTCTATCGCCTCTTTATTCTGAAATAAAAACAGTAGTTCAGGCGCTACTTCTTCTTGTTTACGAAGTTGTAGACGCTTTTTATATGTTGCTTTTATCGCTGTTGGAAGCATGACTTGAAAAGCTGAAATCATATAACATAACGTTTCACTTGTAAGCCAATATCCAAGTTTTAATAATTCCTCGTTCAAAACCGGCGTTACATCTAATATTTCATGGATTGTCTTTAACTTCTTGCTTTCTACTTCAGCCGAATCTTTGATCCCAATAATAAAACCTTGCAATTTCCTTGGGCCAAATGGAACTACTACACGCATGCCTGTCTGGACAATATCTTCCCATTTTTTAGGGATAATATAATCAAATGGTCGATCTGTCTGACGTGCAGGTACATCAACAATTACACTTGCAAATTTCATAGACGACCATCTTCTAACATCATTTCAATTTGCTTTAATATTTCACGCGCAACTTCTTTCTTCGTTAAAAGTGGTAACTCGATAATCTCTCCATCTTTTCTATACATTGTTACAATATTCGTATCTGTACCAAATCCAGCTCCTTGCGCTTTTACATCATTCGCAACAATCATATTTGCATTTTTTTCACGCAATTTTCTCGTTGCGTATTCTTCTACATTTGTCGTTTCAGCCGCAAAACCAATAAGTAACTGTTGGTCTTTCTTTTCACCTAACGTTTTTAAAATATCTACTGTTCTCTCTAGTTCAATTACAGCATCACCATTTTTCTTTTTCATTTTATTATCATGAACATATTTCGGGCGATAATCTGCAACTGCTGCTGTTTTAATGACAACATCTACGTTCTGATAATGTTGAAGTACTGCCTCTAACATATCTTGTGCAGATTCCACTTGCACTGTCGTTACATGTACTGGTGGATTTAATGCTGTCGGTCCCGAAACGAGTATGACATCAGCACCTAAGTTCGCTGCCACTTCTGCAAGCGCATATCCCATTTTTCCAGAAGAAAAATTGGTCATAAAACGAACTGGATCAATCTTTTCACGAGTTGGACCAGCAGTTATTAATATCTTTTTTCCTTGCAATGTTTTTTTTTCTGAAAAGGCCTCTTCTAACCGTGCAATAATCGCTTCTGGTTCTTCTAATCTTCCCTTCGCTACATAACCACAAGCTAAAAAACCTTCTCCAGGCTCAATAAATATATATCCTAACGTTTTTAACGTCATCATATTTTTTTGAACAATTTTATTTTCATACATATGCACATTCATAGCAGGTGCAATCCACACTGGGGCTGTAGTAGCTAACAAAGTAGTTGTAATCATATCATCTGCAATACCGTTAGCTAACTTTCCAATACAATTAGCTGTAGCTGGTGCAACAAGTACAACATCTGCCCAATCTGCTAAATCGATATGA from Bacillus basilensis includes the following:
- the priA gene encoding primosomal protein N', whose translation is MKFASVIVDVPARQTDRPFDYIIPKKWEDIVQTGMRVVVPFGPRKLQGFIIGIKDSAEVESKKLKTIHEILDVTPVLNEELLKLGYWLTSETLCYMISAFQVMLPTAIKATYKKRLQLRKQEEVAPELLFLFQNKEAIEWEAIETQPHLYRTIQQEIKNGTIEVVYQVKDKVQKKKQRVVQPELPEDKLELAAFELKSKKQQDVLYYFVENYKSVPLKVITEELQITDAPIKALVKKGLISEKYVEVYRNPYDDDDFEQTKPFPLTEEQERVIAPILSSIANETYNPFLLYGVTGSGKTEVYLQSIAEVLEKGKEAIVLVPEIALTPQMVDRFKGRFGSQVAVLHSALSVGEKYDEWRKILRKEVKVVVGARSAVFAPFENLGIIIIDEEHESSYKQEDNPRYHARDVAVWRGQYHKCPIVLGSATPTLESFARAKKGVYELLTMEKRMNEQALPTVEIVDMREELRDGNRSMFSKALHEKIADRLEKKEQMVLFLNRRGHSTFVMCRDCGYVVQCPHCDISLTYHKMNHRLKCHYCSYEENMPTACPACQSTYIRFFGTGTQKVEEEITKLFPEARVIRMDVDTTSRKGMHEKLLKAFGEEKADILLGTQMIAKGLDFPKVTLVGVLTADTMLHLPDFRASEKTYQLLTQVSGRAGRHELPGEVIIQTYTPEHYSIELAKNQQYDVFFDQEMQMRRTRQYPPYYYVVLVTVSHPELLKAVQVTEKIVGHLRSHCTEQTMVLGPVASAIPRIKDRYRYQCMIKYKREPNLKNVLKMVNEHYQAEMQKELQISIDFNPTMLM
- the coaBC gene encoding bifunctional phosphopantothenoylcysteine decarboxylase/phosphopantothenate--cysteine ligase CoaBC; translated protein: MLKGKKILLCVTGGIAVFKGAALTSKLTQAGAIVKVMMSESAMKFVTPLTFQALSRHDVYTDTFDEKDSAVIAHIDLADWADVVLVAPATANCIGKLANGIADDMITTTLLATTAPVWIAPAMNVHMYENKIVQKNMMTLKTLGYIFIEPGEGFLACGYVAKGRLEEPEAIIARLEEAFSEKKTLQGKKILITAGPTREKIDPVRFMTNFSSGKMGYALAEVAANLGADVILVSGPTALNPPVHVTTVQVESAQDMLEAVLQHYQNVDVVIKTAAVADYRPKYVHDNKMKKKNGDAVIELERTVDILKTLGEKKDQQLLIGFAAETTNVEEYATRKLREKNANMIVANDVKAQGAGFGTDTNIVTMYRKDGEIIELPLLTKKEVAREILKQIEMMLEDGRL